One region of Pagrus major chromosome 5, Pma_NU_1.0 genomic DNA includes:
- the isca1 gene encoding iron-sulfur cluster assembly 1 homolog, mitochondrial, giving the protein MSASVVRATVRAVSKRKILPTRAALTLTPSAVNKIRVLLQDKPEYIGLKVGVRTRGCNGLTYTLDYTTEKSISDEEVLQDGVRVFIAKKAQLTLLGTEMDFVESKLSSEFVFNNPNIKGTCGCGESFNI; this is encoded by the exons ATGTCTGCCTCCGTGGTGCGAGCGACCGTCCGAGCGGTCAGCAAAAGAAAGATATTGCCCACAAGAGCCGCACTGACACTG aCTCCATCAGCTGTGAACAAGATCAGGGTATTGTTGCAGGACAAGCCGGAATAT ATCGGTTTGAAGGTTGGAGTGAGAACGCGTGGCTGTAATGGACTTACTTACACACTGGACTACACCACGGAGAAAAGCATATCTGATGAGGAAGTGCTGCAGGATG GTGTCAGGGTGTTCATAGCGAAGAAGGCTCAGCTCACACTTCTGGGAACTGAGATGGACTTTGTGGAGTCAAAGCTGTCCAGTGAATTTGTCTTCAACAATCCCAACATCAAGGGCACATGTGGCTGTGGAGAAAGCTTCAACATATGA
- the psat1 gene encoding phosphoserine aminotransferase has product MDKKQTINFGAGPAKIPQSVLIQAQKELLNYSGTGISVLEMSHRSSDFSKIINKTESLLRELINIPDNYKVMFLQGGGSGQFSGVPLNLIGLKEAKCADYLVTGTWSAKAAKEAEKYGKVNIVHPKLDCYTKIPDSGSWTLNPSASYVYYCANETVNGVEYNFTPETNEVVLVCDMSSNFLSRPVDVSKFGVIFAGAQKNVGCAGVTVVIVREDLLGHALKECPIVLDYKVQAEMNSLYNTPPCFSIYIMGLVLDWTKNNGGCAAMETLNKQKSSMIYDIINASNGFYACPVDVACRSRMNVPFRVGKKDGDEALEKKFVEDASKRGMISLKGHRSVGGIRASLYNSVTVEETEALAAYMKEFQKEHQ; this is encoded by the exons ATGGACAAGAAACAGACCATCAACTTTGGCGCTGGACCTGCTAAAATCCCTCAATCC GTGCTGATTCAAGCGCAGAAGGAGCTCCTGAACTACAGCGGCACTGGCATCAGTGTTCTCG AGATGAGTCACCGATCATCAGACTTCAGCAAAATCATTAACAAAACAGAGAGTCTCCTGCGAGAGTTGAT AAATATCCCAGACAACTACAAGGTGATGTTCCTGCAGGGCGGCGGGTCTGGACAGTTCAGCGGTGTTCCTCTCAACTTGATTGGCCTTAAAGAGGCCAAGTGCGCCGATTACCTGGTGACGGGCACATGGTCAGCAAAAGCCGCAAAAGAAGCGGAGAAATACGGCAAAGTCAACATTGTCCACCCGAAGCTGGATTGTTACACGA AAATTCCCGACTCCGGCAGCTGGACCCTGAACCCCTCAGCCTCCTACGTGTACTACTGCGCCAACGAGACAGTCAATGGTGTTGAATACAACTTCACACCTGAAACAAACGAGGTGGTCCTCGTATGCGACATGTCCTCCAACTTCCTGTCTCGGCCTGTGGACGTGTCGAAG tTTGGGGTGATCTTTGCCGGGGCTCAGAAGAATGTGGGCTGCGCCGGGGTAACTGTGGTCATCGTGCGAGAGGACTTGTTAGGCCATGCTCTGAAAGAGTGTCCAATTGTCCTGGACTACAAGGTGCAGGCTGAGATGAACTCCCTCTACAACACACCGCCGTGtttcag CATCTACATCATGGGTCTGGTGCTGGACTGGACTAAAAACAACGGTGGCTGCGCTGCCATGGAGACGCTCAACAAGCAGAAGTCCTCGATGATTTATGACATTATCAACGCTTCCAACGGTTTCTATGC GTGCCCTGTAGATGTGGCTTGTCGGAGCCGCATGAATGTACCATTTCGTGTGGGGAAGAAAGACGGTGATGAGGCCTTGGAGAAGAAGTTTGTGGAAGACGCGTCCAAACGTGGAATGATATCACTGAAAGGACACAG gtcaGTTGGAGGAATTCGTGCATCTCTGTACAACTCTGTGACAGTGGAGGAAACCGAAGCCCTCGCTGCCTATATGAAAGAATTCCAGAAAGAGCACCAATAA
- the kiss1rb gene encoding KISS1 receptor b, translated as MTVDPAANHSPDCSGSVCNESASQEGQGPPVLVDAWLVPTFFALIMLIGLVGNSLVIHVVTKHQQMKTVTNFYIVNLATTDILFLVCCVPFTATLYPMPSWIFGEFMCRLVNYLQQVTAQATCITLSAMSVDRCYVTVYPLQSLRHRTPRMALAVSVSIWIGALLLSIPVAVYQRLEAGYWFGPQTYCSEVFPSARLQRAFIIYSFLAVYLLPLLTITACYAFMLKRMGQSSVNPIDSGYQLQAQAERAAAVRARVSRMVVVMVALFLICWGPIQVCILLQAFGLRSYVLYKLKIWGHCMSYSNSSVNPLVYAFMGNNFRKAFKHAFPAAFLWRTRRRVRVGNMDAEDGGEVDRQAPKGEAEMHFLSSGS; from the exons ATGACGGTGGAtccagcagccaatcacagtccAGACTGCTCCGGGTCTGTATGCAATGAGTCCGCATCTCAGGAGGGCCAAGGGCCCCCAGTATTGGTCGACGCCTGGCTGGTCCCCACTTTCTTCGCCCTCATCATGCTGATCGGCCTGGTCGGGAACTCGCTGGTCATCCATGTGGTCACCAAGCACCAGCAGATGAAGACCGTCACCAACTTTTATATAG TTAACCTGGCCACAACCGATATCTTGTTTCTGGTCTGCTGCGTGCCCTTCACCGCCACACTATATCCGATGCCCAGCTGGATCTTTGGAGAGTTTATGTGCCGACTGGTGAACTACCTTCAGCAG gtgacTGCTCAGGCCACATGTATCACTCTGTCAGCTATGAGTGTGGACCGCTGCTACGTGACTGTCTATCCTCTGCAGTCACTGCGACACCGAACGCCTCGCATGGCTCTGGCTGTCTCTGTGTCTATATGGATAG GCGCTTTGCTTCTGTCGATCCCTGTGGCTGTGTACCAGCGTTTGGAGGCAGGATACTGGTTTGGCCCTCAGACATACTGCAGTGAGGTTTTCCCCTCAGCCCGCCTCCAGAGAGCCTTCATCATCTACAGCTTCCTGGCCGTCTATCTTCTTCCCCTGCTCACCATCACCGCCTGCTACGCCTTTATGCTCAAACGCATGGGGCAATCCAGCGTGAATCCAATCGATAGCGGCTACCAA CTTCAGGCTCAGGCAGagcgagcagcagcagtgagggcGCGAGTATCCcggatggtggtggtgatggtggccCTGTTCCTCATCTGCTGGGGCCCCATCCAGGTCTGCATCCTCCTGCAAGCTTTTGGCCTTCGCAGTTATGTTCTGTACAAG CTGAAGATTTGGGGTCACTGCATGTCTTACTCTAACTCCTCCGTCAACCCGCTGGTTTACGCCTTCATGGGCAACAACTTCAGAAAGGCCTTCAAGCACGCCTTCCCTGCTGCTTTCCTGTGGCGTACGCGGAGGAGAGTGAGGGTGGGAAACATGGACGCAGAGGACGGGGGAGAGGTGGATCGCCAGGCACCCAAAGGAGAagcagagatgcactttctttCATCTGGGTCCTAA